A single genomic interval of Streptomyces sp. BA2 harbors:
- a CDS encoding DUF4236 domain-containing protein, which yields MPLTFRKSFRILPGVRLNINKRSWSLTTGGRHGPRRTHSSTGRRTTSMDLPGPFGWRRTTKRR from the coding sequence ATGCCGCTCACGTTCCGCAAGAGCTTCCGCATACTTCCCGGCGTACGGCTGAACATCAACAAGCGCTCGTGGTCCCTCACCACAGGCGGCCGCCACGGCCCCCGCCGCACCCACAGCAGCACCGGCCGGCGCACCACGTCGATGGACCTGCCGGGCCCGTTCGGCTGGCGGCGCACAACGAAGCGACGGTAA
- a CDS encoding carbonic anhydrase, which translates to MQPLIDHARSFHLQSAARPEEFARLAEGQSPQVLFITCSDSRVVPSLITGARPGDLFELRTAGNIVPPYASEQPTGEAATIEYAVEVLGVQDIVVCGHSHCGAVGALLRGDDLTSVPAVRDWLAYATPRPDGVVEDPAVAQAVQNHVLTQLLRLRSHPYVESRLAQNQLRLHGWFYEVHTGSVLAHDVHGDTFQAL; encoded by the coding sequence ATGCAGCCCCTCATCGATCACGCCCGGTCCTTCCACCTACAGTCCGCGGCACGACCCGAGGAGTTTGCCCGACTGGCCGAGGGCCAGTCCCCGCAGGTTCTGTTCATCACCTGTTCCGACTCCCGGGTCGTCCCCTCATTGATCACCGGGGCCCGTCCTGGTGATCTCTTCGAGCTGCGGACCGCGGGCAACATCGTCCCTCCGTACGCCTCCGAGCAGCCCACGGGCGAGGCGGCCACCATCGAGTACGCGGTGGAGGTGCTCGGAGTCCAGGACATCGTCGTCTGCGGCCACTCGCACTGCGGCGCGGTGGGCGCGCTGCTACGCGGTGACGACCTGACCTCCGTCCCCGCGGTGCGCGACTGGCTCGCGTACGCGACGCCCCGGCCCGACGGGGTGGTGGAAGACCCGGCCGTCGCCCAGGCCGTGCAGAACCACGTGCTGACACAGCTGTTGCGACTTCGTTCCCATCCTTACGTCGAAAGCCGCCTCGCGCAGAACCAACTCCGCCTGCACGGTTGGTTCTACGAAGTGCACACGGGGTCAGTACTGGCCCATGACGTGCACGGCGACACCTTCCAGGCCCTGTGA
- a CDS encoding GDSL-type esterase/lipase family protein, translating into MTTRVACLGDSLTRAQLSVDYLDLLKRRHPPGTVRLARFGANGDFVYNLSRRLDAVVADPPDVITVLIGTNDARASLAGYPVERAMKRKQLPERPSAGWFQQCLGAVVERLRTETDATIGLLSLPVLGQQLDGAAAQASQAYSRMIAEVATTNEATYLPLHERQIEELRQADPAPIPYRELTPAAGVSVLVRHAVLRRSLDTISRRRGLVLTTDHIHQNSRGAALVAEVIDNCLPPQST; encoded by the coding sequence GTGACGACACGTGTCGCGTGCCTGGGCGACAGCCTCACCCGCGCGCAGCTCAGCGTCGACTACCTGGACCTTCTCAAGCGACGCCACCCTCCCGGCACCGTGCGGCTCGCCCGCTTCGGCGCCAACGGCGACTTCGTCTACAACCTCTCGCGGCGCCTCGATGCCGTCGTCGCAGATCCGCCTGATGTGATCACCGTGTTGATCGGGACCAACGACGCCCGAGCGAGCCTCGCCGGCTACCCCGTCGAGCGGGCCATGAAGCGCAAGCAGCTGCCCGAGCGCCCGTCGGCCGGCTGGTTCCAGCAGTGCCTGGGAGCCGTCGTCGAACGGCTGCGAACGGAGACCGACGCGACGATCGGTCTGCTGTCGCTCCCGGTCCTCGGCCAACAACTCGACGGAGCGGCGGCGCAAGCATCGCAGGCGTACAGCCGGATGATCGCCGAGGTTGCCACCACCAACGAGGCGACCTACCTTCCGCTCCACGAACGCCAGATCGAGGAACTACGCCAAGCGGACCCGGCGCCGATCCCATACCGGGAGCTGACGCCCGCTGCGGGCGTCAGCGTCCTCGTCCGGCACGCCGTGCTGCGCCGCAGCCTCGACACGATCTCGCGACGCCGGGGGCTCGTGCTCACAACCGATCACATCCACCAGAACAGCCGCGGCGCCGCCCTTGTCGCCGAGGTCATCGACAACTGTCTGCCGCCCCAGAGCACATAG
- a CDS encoding helix-turn-helix transcriptional regulator translates to MPRPIARVLTLLELLQSGGIRTASELADRLDVDERTVRHYVSHLVDLDVPVEAVRGRYGGYRLSPGHRMPPLMLGDDEALAVLLGLVAGRRTGLTAATGTAGETATAKIRRVLPERLRLGLDAVLASLAFTAQPGETVAPDSEVLLPVADAVHHHRPVSIRYTDASGRPSERTLHPYGLVAHSGKWYVTGADLSTGGQDRTFRLDRVTDVRALPGSFEPPAGLDSAERVLTGLATAPYRHAVTLRVQGTTEHIHTRLPPGVALVEELPARETPDSTDPPDEPWSRVEMRVDRLDWLPAVLASLDRPFVIERPDELRDLVEAFAERLVHCARTERS, encoded by the coding sequence GCGTCCGAACTCGCCGACCGTCTCGACGTCGACGAACGCACGGTGCGGCACTACGTCAGCCACCTCGTCGACCTCGATGTGCCCGTCGAAGCGGTCCGTGGCCGTTACGGCGGCTACCGGCTCTCCCCTGGCCACCGCATGCCTCCGCTGATGCTCGGCGACGACGAGGCGCTGGCCGTGCTGCTCGGCCTGGTCGCGGGTCGGCGCACCGGCCTGACGGCCGCCACCGGTACGGCGGGTGAGACGGCGACGGCCAAGATCCGCCGAGTACTGCCCGAGCGGCTGCGGCTCGGACTCGACGCCGTGCTCGCTTCCCTTGCCTTTACCGCTCAGCCCGGCGAAACAGTCGCCCCGGACTCGGAGGTCCTACTGCCGGTCGCCGACGCGGTGCACCACCACCGGCCGGTCTCGATCAGGTACACCGACGCGAGCGGCCGACCCAGCGAACGCACACTGCACCCTTATGGGCTCGTCGCCCACTCCGGCAAGTGGTACGTGACGGGGGCGGACCTTTCGACCGGCGGCCAGGACCGCACGTTTCGCCTGGACCGCGTCACCGACGTACGGGCCCTGCCGGGCTCGTTCGAGCCGCCCGCTGGACTCGACTCCGCCGAGCGCGTCCTGACAGGGCTCGCCACGGCTCCGTACCGGCATGCGGTGACCCTGCGCGTCCAAGGCACGACCGAGCACATTCACACCCGGCTTCCGCCGGGCGTCGCGCTCGTGGAGGAACTGCCGGCCCGGGAGACTCCGGACAGCACGGACCCGCCGGATGAGCCGTGGTCTCGCGTAGAGATGCGCGTGGACCGGCTCGACTGGCTGCCTGCCGTACTGGCCTCGCTGGACCGGCCCTTCGTCATCGAGCGCCCGGACGAGCTCCGCGACCTCGTCGAAGCCTTCGCCGAACGGCTCGTGCACTGCGCCCGGACCGAGCGCTCCTAG
- a CDS encoding SulP family inorganic anion transporter: MSATVDHRTKFPHLRQDFAASLVVFLVALPLCVGVAVASGVPAELGLITGIVGGLVTGMMRGSSFQVSGPAAGLTVLVFEAVQEFGLPALGVIVLASGLLQLAMGAFRLGSWFRAISVSVVEGMLAGIGLVIIAGQLYAAAGMTAPASGLGKISGLPRALVAAAGSSTALASLALGAGTIAVMLVWKRLPRPVRSVPAALAAVALATLASVAFAMPVDTVEVQGLAGSIQLPGLDAIGGLADVSVLGTVLAFTLIASAESLFSAAAVDRLHDGPRTEYDKELIAQGTGNVVSGFLGALPMTAVIVRSSANVQAGARTKASRVLHGVWLLLFAALLPFALALIPIPALAGILVHAGWKLIPLRSTVTLWRAHRGEALILVVTAVAIVAVNMFEGVLIGLALSVAKTAWQASHIKLEVTDKGAGPIEACLTGNATFLRLPKILDSLEALPQDRPIRLDLSGLHHLDHACGTALENWSARHSAAGTEPVEVTEMPLERATSG, translated from the coding sequence GTGAGCGCGACCGTGGACCACCGGACGAAATTCCCTCATCTGCGGCAGGACTTCGCCGCCTCGCTCGTCGTGTTCCTGGTCGCCCTGCCACTGTGCGTGGGCGTCGCCGTGGCCTCCGGTGTGCCGGCCGAACTGGGCCTGATCACCGGCATCGTGGGCGGTCTGGTCACCGGCATGATGCGCGGCAGCAGCTTCCAGGTCTCGGGCCCTGCCGCCGGACTGACCGTTCTGGTCTTCGAGGCCGTGCAGGAATTCGGGCTGCCCGCACTCGGGGTGATCGTGCTCGCGTCCGGCCTTCTCCAACTGGCCATGGGAGCCTTCAGGCTGGGGAGCTGGTTCCGGGCCATCTCGGTCTCGGTCGTCGAGGGCATGCTCGCCGGCATCGGACTCGTGATCATCGCGGGCCAGTTGTACGCGGCGGCCGGCATGACGGCCCCGGCCTCGGGCCTGGGCAAGATCTCCGGGCTGCCCCGGGCACTGGTCGCTGCCGCCGGGAGCAGTACTGCCCTCGCATCCCTCGCTCTCGGCGCGGGCACCATCGCCGTCATGCTGGTGTGGAAGCGGCTGCCGCGGCCCGTACGGTCCGTTCCGGCGGCGCTCGCCGCGGTCGCGCTGGCCACACTGGCCTCTGTGGCATTCGCCATGCCGGTCGACACGGTCGAGGTGCAAGGGCTGGCCGGCTCCATTCAACTGCCAGGGCTCGACGCCATCGGTGGGCTCGCCGACGTGAGCGTGCTCGGGACAGTTCTGGCCTTCACCCTGATCGCGTCGGCCGAGAGCCTGTTCAGCGCGGCGGCCGTGGACCGGCTGCACGACGGGCCGCGCACCGAGTACGACAAGGAGCTCATCGCCCAGGGCACAGGCAACGTCGTGAGCGGGTTCCTCGGCGCGCTGCCGATGACCGCGGTCATCGTGCGCAGCTCCGCCAACGTCCAGGCAGGCGCGCGGACCAAGGCCTCGCGCGTCCTTCATGGCGTATGGCTGCTGCTGTTCGCGGCGTTGCTCCCCTTCGCACTGGCGCTCATCCCGATCCCGGCCCTCGCGGGCATCCTCGTCCATGCGGGGTGGAAGCTCATCCCGCTGCGTTCGACAGTGACGCTGTGGCGCGCGCACCGGGGCGAGGCGCTGATCCTGGTGGTCACCGCGGTGGCGATCGTCGCGGTGAACATGTTCGAGGGTGTTCTGATCGGCCTGGCGCTGTCCGTGGCGAAGACTGCCTGGCAGGCCTCGCACATCAAGCTGGAGGTCACCGACAAGGGCGCCGGCCCCATCGAGGCGTGCCTGACGGGCAATGCGACCTTCCTGCGGCTGCCGAAGATCCTCGACAGCCTGGAGGCGCTGCCTCAGGACCGTCCCATCCGGCTGGATCTCTCGGGCCTGCACCACCTCGACCACGCATGCGGGACGGCGCTGGAGAACTGGTCGGCGCGGCACAGTGCGGCCGGGACCGAGCCGGTGGAGGTCACTGAGATGCCATTGGAGCGGGCAACGTCCGGCTGA
- the secD gene encoding protein translocase subunit SecD, producing MSRAQMWRAIVALGVIAASLFFALTQSARLGLDLRGGTQIVLETKNSPVVEADAESTQRALEVLRQRVDALGVSEPSLYRSGQQRIIVELPGVQDPREAADVIGRTAQLTVHPVQGATDQQDENKGKPAKDGSRTLAVPDRKGAFLQLGPTALTGEGVKDAEAVLDQQKMSGWMVDLTFRGQADKDWARVTGAAACAPQGAPERRVAIVLDGKILSAPGVSADVACKVGISGGSTQITGGFGQDEARDLAALVKGGALPVPVEVMEQRTVGPTLGADAIAASTQAAVIGLTLTGLFILVVYRLLGALATIALALYGLISYAALVALGATLTLPGLAGFVLAIGMAVDANVLVFERAREEYLGVRTLNPASAHLDKPLRTGFGKAWSAVVDSNVTTLLAAGLLFFFATGPVKGFGVTLSIGVLVSMISALVITRVLADFAIGRRFVRNRPGLTGITSTGRVRAWLAHRTPRLVHHRRRRLGVSALLIVVAVAGIGLRGLHFGVEFTGGRLVEYSTSRPVDVDAARTAVTDAGFPRAVVQESGAGDISVRTGELSNDQQHTIKSALAKEGGEVTVERDELIGPSLGDELRRHALIALGIAVAAQLVYLSVRFRWTFAAAAVLAMVHDVLLVVGLFAWLGKPVDSIFLAALLTVIGYSVNDTVVVFDRVREARRRDPAADLETTANKAVIQTLPRTVNTGMGALFILAALAVLGGDSLADFSMALIAGVLIGMASTVFTAVPIAVQLEGSRPAPPVHPKRGEDNGARSPLERRGRARDSGAVV from the coding sequence ATGTCTCGCGCACAGATGTGGCGGGCGATCGTCGCCCTAGGCGTGATCGCCGCCTCACTCTTCTTCGCTCTCACCCAATCCGCCCGCCTCGGCCTCGACCTGCGCGGCGGCACCCAGATCGTCCTGGAGACCAAGAACTCACCCGTCGTCGAGGCGGATGCCGAATCGACCCAGCGGGCCCTGGAGGTGCTCCGTCAGAGGGTCGACGCTCTCGGTGTGTCCGAGCCGAGCCTGTACCGGTCCGGGCAGCAGCGGATCATCGTCGAACTGCCCGGCGTGCAGGACCCGCGTGAGGCGGCCGACGTCATCGGCCGCACCGCGCAGTTGACCGTCCACCCCGTCCAGGGCGCGACGGACCAGCAGGACGAGAACAAGGGGAAGCCGGCCAAGGACGGCTCGCGCACCCTGGCCGTCCCCGACCGGAAGGGCGCGTTCCTCCAGCTTGGGCCCACCGCCCTCACCGGCGAGGGCGTCAAGGACGCCGAAGCGGTGCTCGACCAGCAGAAGATGTCGGGCTGGATGGTCGACCTCACCTTCCGCGGCCAGGCGGACAAGGACTGGGCACGGGTCACCGGGGCGGCGGCCTGTGCCCCGCAGGGCGCCCCCGAGCGGCGCGTCGCCATCGTCCTGGACGGCAAGATCCTCTCGGCGCCCGGCGTCAGCGCGGATGTGGCGTGCAAGGTCGGCATCTCCGGCGGCTCCACGCAGATCACCGGCGGCTTCGGCCAGGACGAGGCCCGCGATCTGGCCGCGCTCGTCAAGGGGGGTGCGCTGCCGGTGCCCGTAGAGGTCATGGAGCAGCGCACCGTCGGCCCCACGCTCGGTGCCGACGCCATCGCCGCCAGCACCCAGGCCGCGGTCATCGGACTCACCCTGACGGGGCTGTTCATCCTCGTCGTCTACCGGCTGCTGGGCGCCCTGGCCACCATCGCGCTCGCGCTGTACGGGCTGATCTCCTATGCCGCTCTGGTCGCCTTGGGGGCGACCCTGACACTGCCCGGACTCGCCGGTTTCGTCCTGGCGATCGGCATGGCTGTGGATGCGAACGTGCTGGTCTTCGAGCGTGCCCGCGAGGAATATCTGGGAGTGCGCACCCTGAATCCGGCCTCGGCGCATCTGGACAAGCCGCTGCGCACCGGCTTCGGCAAGGCGTGGAGCGCGGTCGTCGACTCGAATGTGACCACCCTGCTCGCGGCCGGGCTGCTCTTCTTCTTCGCCACCGGCCCTGTCAAAGGCTTCGGTGTCACACTCTCCATCGGTGTCCTCGTCTCGATGATCTCGGCCCTGGTGATTACCCGGGTCCTCGCCGACTTCGCGATCGGGCGGCGCTTCGTACGCAACCGGCCCGGCCTGACGGGCATCACCTCCACCGGCCGGGTACGAGCCTGGCTCGCACACCGCACCCCCCGCCTGGTGCACCACCGGCGTCGCCGGCTCGGCGTCAGCGCGCTGCTGATCGTGGTTGCCGTCGCCGGAATCGGCCTGCGCGGCCTGCACTTCGGGGTGGAGTTCACCGGCGGGCGCCTGGTGGAGTACAGCACCAGCAGGCCCGTGGACGTGGACGCGGCCCGCACGGCGGTCACGGACGCCGGGTTCCCGCGCGCGGTGGTGCAGGAGTCGGGGGCCGGGGACATCTCCGTACGCACCGGTGAGCTGAGCAACGACCAGCAGCACACGATCAAATCGGCGCTGGCGAAGGAGGGCGGCGAAGTCACCGTCGAGCGCGACGAGCTGATCGGGCCGAGCCTGGGTGACGAGCTGCGCCGGCACGCGCTCATCGCGCTCGGCATCGCCGTAGCCGCCCAGCTGGTCTACCTCAGTGTGCGGTTCCGGTGGACGTTCGCCGCCGCGGCGGTACTGGCGATGGTGCACGACGTGCTGCTCGTGGTGGGTCTGTTCGCCTGGCTCGGCAAGCCCGTGGACAGCATCTTCCTGGCGGCCCTGCTCACGGTCATCGGGTACTCCGTCAACGACACCGTCGTCGTCTTCGACCGGGTACGCGAGGCGCGCCGCCGCGATCCGGCGGCAGACCTGGAAACCACCGCGAACAAGGCCGTCATCCAGACGCTGCCGCGCACGGTGAACACCGGTATGGGCGCACTGTTCATCCTGGCCGCCCTGGCCGTGCTCGGCGGCGACTCGCTCGCGGACTTCTCCATGGCGCTGATCGCCGGCGTGCTGATCGGTATGGCGTCGACGGTGTTCACGGCCGTGCCGATCGCCGTGCAGCTCGAGGGCAGCCGCCCGGCGCCGCCGGTGCACCCCAAGCGCGGCGAGGACAACGGAGCGCGGAGCCCGCTGGAGCGACGCGGACGGGCGCGGGATTCCGGCGCCGTGGTGTGA
- a CDS encoding helix-turn-helix domain-containing protein, translating into MEDHTATRITARPAPALRRYVGSYVGFDLRGFPAGVHCGPPGRVLTAVISLSDPLEVAAGVDDGSPVTRFDSVASGLMCRSVAIHHDGRQQGVRVSLTPLGARAVYGMPAAALAHQLIPLEELLGGLGVELVDRLRAATTWAARFAALDELLLRAVGRGGGDRVPREGPEVAEAWRRLVAARGRAQVGALAAELGWSRRYLTERFRGEVGLSPKTFARVLRFEHAHALATVHAPLPWAEVANVSGYADQAHLVRDWREFTGRSPTAWRRSEVLLGTG; encoded by the coding sequence GTGGAGGATCATACGGCTACCAGGATCACTGCACGTCCAGCGCCCGCCTTGCGGCGGTACGTCGGCTCGTATGTCGGGTTCGACCTTCGCGGGTTCCCGGCGGGGGTGCACTGCGGTCCGCCGGGCCGGGTGCTCACTGCGGTGATCAGCCTGTCCGACCCTTTGGAGGTGGCGGCGGGCGTCGACGACGGGTCACCGGTCACCCGATTCGACAGCGTGGCCAGTGGTCTGATGTGCCGGTCCGTCGCGATCCACCACGACGGACGCCAACAAGGTGTGCGGGTGTCGCTGACACCGCTGGGGGCCCGGGCCGTCTATGGCATGCCCGCCGCTGCGCTCGCCCATCAACTCATCCCACTCGAGGAGCTTCTCGGAGGGCTTGGCGTCGAGTTGGTCGACCGGCTTCGAGCGGCGACAACATGGGCCGCGCGGTTCGCCGCGCTGGATGAGTTGCTCCTACGAGCCGTCGGCCGCGGAGGCGGTGATCGCGTGCCCCGGGAGGGGCCCGAGGTGGCCGAGGCGTGGCGCCGTCTCGTCGCCGCGCGAGGCCGCGCCCAGGTTGGGGCGCTCGCCGCAGAACTGGGCTGGAGCCGCCGCTACCTCACCGAGCGGTTTCGCGGTGAGGTGGGCCTGTCGCCCAAGACCTTCGCCCGCGTTCTGCGCTTCGAGCACGCCCACGCACTGGCAACAGTGCACGCTCCGCTCCCCTGGGCCGAGGTGGCGAACGTCTCCGGCTACGCCGACCAGGCCCACCTCGTCCGGGACTGGCGCGAGTTCACGGGCCGATCGCCGACAGCCTGGCGTCGCAGCGAAGTCCTCCTCGGGACCGGGTAG
- a CDS encoding endo-1,4-beta-xylanase: MTLAPITPARRRASRSIAALIATLALAAAAIGLTPSPASAAEPPTLHQLADAKGRYFGSATDNGELSDAPYTQILGSQFGQITPGNSMKWDSTERTQGQFSFSGGDQIVDFAQAHGQSVRGHTLVWHSQLPGWVGQLPASQVRPAMENHIANVAGHYRGKVFAWDVVNEPFNEDGSFRNSPFHNAMGKDFIAHALRAARAADPDAKLYINDYNVEGLGSKSDALYALARDLKAAGVPLDGVGLQAHLAIQYGFPNQMRQNIQRFADLGLDVAVTELDVRMQLPEDSAKEATQAEYYRRVTEACLAVTRCVGITVWDYTDKYSWIPGVFDGEGSALPWDGNLQPKPVVMDAIRKALGDTGAVDTQAPSVPSGLRVTGTTSASVSLAWNAATDDTGVTGYDVYRGGTKVGTASGTSFTDSGLAASTAYAYTVRARDAAGNVSAQSAPVSATTQPAGTGGGALKVQYKNNDQSAGDNSIKPGLQLVNTGDSAVDLSEVTVRYYFSSGSGATTYNTWCDWAVLGCGTLTHRVVAMSSPKAGADHYLEVGFAATAGSLAPGASSGEAQLRFNKSDWSNFSEADDYSRGTNTSFADAPKITVHLDGRTVYGTTP, from the coding sequence ATGACGCTGGCGCCCATAACCCCCGCCCGAAGACGGGCGTCTCGGAGCATCGCCGCCCTGATCGCCACCCTCGCCCTCGCGGCGGCCGCGATCGGGCTCACGCCTTCGCCGGCGTCCGCGGCCGAGCCGCCGACGCTGCATCAGCTCGCCGACGCCAAGGGCAGGTACTTCGGCTCGGCGACCGACAACGGGGAACTGTCCGACGCCCCGTACACCCAGATCCTGGGTTCCCAGTTCGGGCAGATCACCCCCGGCAACTCCATGAAGTGGGACAGCACCGAGCGCACCCAGGGGCAGTTCAGCTTCTCGGGCGGCGACCAGATCGTGGACTTCGCCCAGGCGCACGGCCAGAGCGTTCGCGGCCACACCCTGGTGTGGCACAGCCAGTTACCCGGCTGGGTGGGGCAGCTGCCCGCCTCACAGGTGCGCCCCGCCATGGAGAACCACATCGCCAATGTCGCCGGCCACTATCGCGGCAAGGTGTTCGCCTGGGACGTCGTCAACGAGCCCTTCAACGAGGACGGCAGCTTCCGCAACTCGCCGTTCCACAACGCCATGGGTAAGGATTTCATCGCCCACGCCCTGCGCGCCGCCCGGGCCGCCGACCCCGACGCCAAGCTGTACATCAACGACTACAACGTCGAGGGACTCGGCTCGAAGAGCGACGCCCTCTACGCCCTCGCCCGCGACCTGAAGGCGGCGGGCGTGCCGCTCGACGGTGTCGGGCTGCAGGCGCATCTGGCGATCCAGTACGGATTCCCGAACCAGATGCGGCAGAACATCCAGCGCTTCGCCGACCTCGGCCTCGACGTGGCCGTCACCGAGCTCGACGTGCGGATGCAGTTGCCGGAGGACTCGGCGAAGGAGGCCACCCAGGCCGAGTACTACCGCCGGGTCACCGAGGCCTGCCTGGCCGTCACCCGGTGCGTCGGGATCACGGTCTGGGACTACACCGACAAGTACTCCTGGATCCCCGGCGTCTTCGACGGCGAGGGCTCGGCCCTCCCGTGGGACGGGAACCTGCAGCCCAAGCCCGTCGTCATGGACGCGATCCGTAAGGCCCTCGGCGACACCGGCGCGGTCGACACCCAGGCCCCGAGCGTGCCGTCGGGGCTGCGGGTGACCGGCACCACCTCGGCCTCCGTCTCCCTGGCGTGGAACGCCGCCACCGACGACACGGGCGTCACCGGGTACGACGTCTACCGCGGCGGCACGAAGGTGGGGACGGCCTCCGGTACGTCCTTCACCGACAGCGGGCTCGCCGCCTCCACCGCGTACGCCTACACGGTGCGGGCCCGCGACGCCGCCGGGAACGTCTCGGCGCAGTCCGCCCCGGTGAGCGCGACGACGCAGCCGGCGGGGACGGGCGGCGGCGCCCTGAAGGTCCAGTACAAGAACAACGACCAGTCCGCCGGCGACAACTCGATCAAGCCCGGGCTACAACTGGTCAACACCGGCGACTCGGCCGTCGATCTCTCCGAGGTGACCGTCCGCTACTACTTCAGCAGCGGGTCCGGCGCCACGACGTACAACACCTGGTGCGACTGGGCGGTGCTCGGCTGCGGGACGCTCACGCACCGGGTCGTCGCGATGAGCAGCCCGAAGGCCGGCGCCGACCACTACCTGGAGGTGGGCTTCGCCGCCACGGCGGGCAGCCTCGCCCCGGGGGCCTCGAGCGGCGAGGCACAACTGCGGTTCAACAAGAGCGACTGGTCGAACTTCAGCGAGGCCGACGACTACAGCCGCGGTACGAACACCTCCTTCGCGGACGCGCCGAAGATCACCGTCCACCTCGACGGCCGGACGGTCTACGGCACCACCCCCTGA
- a CDS encoding cupin domain-containing protein codes for MRLVNDERNAIDLRTTPVHLGLGSRAKPIEGFAWNPQVLQAYSAAVAADGAEGRIVAIFDGDGDGDGLSDHWERHPSGDELVICLSGSVTVTRDVDAVPERVVLGPGEATVNPAGAWHAVDMTGPASILTITAGLGTDHRPRTDTRPTEHVGTPGTQAP; via the coding sequence ATGAGACTCGTCAACGACGAACGCAATGCCATCGACTTGCGGACCACCCCCGTGCACCTCGGACTGGGATCGAGAGCGAAACCCATCGAGGGCTTCGCCTGGAACCCGCAGGTGCTTCAGGCCTACAGCGCCGCGGTCGCAGCGGACGGCGCGGAGGGCCGGATAGTGGCGATCTTCGACGGCGACGGCGATGGCGACGGCCTCAGCGACCACTGGGAGCGCCACCCCTCCGGCGACGAACTGGTCATCTGCCTCAGCGGGTCGGTGACGGTCACCCGCGATGTGGACGCGGTGCCCGAGCGCGTGGTGCTCGGGCCTGGCGAGGCCACCGTCAACCCGGCCGGGGCATGGCACGCGGTCGACATGACGGGGCCGGCGTCCATCTTGACCATCACCGCCGGACTGGGCACCGACCACCGTCCCCGAACCGATACCCGCCCGACCGAGCACGTCGGCACGCCCGGCACGCAAGCGCCGTGA